A stretch of the Aphis gossypii isolate Hap1 chromosome 2, ASM2018417v2, whole genome shotgun sequence genome encodes the following:
- the LOC126549971 gene encoding uncharacterized protein LOC126549971 — protein sequence MNIKKVLFVIITTIHFTFGFIAYDCGGPNLNITSFDSLEVDNCDLPIPSKTERVTRIQLLQRVETYPVNFKSCLITVDYLITRCSAFEDAQVVEGGYFSDIIELGSARCSETHQKQSFTFQTGGVVTDLKINETIFVTNIIAGTLDKYGNCKGTTFKSSRGEWEDVVVQAKFKILLSEGTAIANSKDNILILPTGTKMKLSENYGFDSFKGETIWTNNHFTCEVQDFNVLYDGPASLIISNAINDFSNNIYTYIVETDKIVFSLKQIKKSFACGMPVIQTEHIQLVILVDTAFFNRFTTTTISPQNTDLLAYVNTKFVYVENFFKSTITSLYNDIIKKQCDLERKILQQKLTLASSSISDFSYLMGEGPGFTAVKTGEIIYLIKCKKVNVEISRKNVCFNELPVLYNNKTFFMAPKTHILQQFGTQIDCNILLPPGFNLDGDWFGIVPNIQEIKKPQKLKPATTWTWSYKSPESLMNAGIYTQDTMKAFQQHILFPQEVSAATNNLIRQSMGYDTTNQGLQYKYLIDEQTISNMVENKLHQLWGWFTTIGTFVSGLMGIFFIVKLILTLVDTGINITILYKTFGWSAKLLAGIFSSITHYLMLKTHKKNQNFDQDSLDTKHVRYSIKNSKKVYPSLSQDSV from the coding sequence ATGAATATCAAAAAAGttctatttgttattattacaaccatACATTTCACTTTTGGATTCATTGCTTACGATTGCGGAGGTCCTAACCTAAATATAACTTCCTTTGACAGTCTAGAAGTAGACAACTGTGATCTTCCAATACCTTCGAAAACAGAACGGGTAACAAGAATACAACTATTGCAAAGGGTTGAAACATATCCAGTTAATTTCAAATCATGCCTGATCActgttgattatttaataacaaggtGTTCGGCGTTTGAAGACGCACAAGTTGTAGAGGGAGGGTATTTTTCCGACATAATAGAGTTAGGTAGTGCTAGATGTTCAGAGACTCACCAGAAACAATCTTTCACTTTTCAAACGGGAGGAGTAGTgacagatttaaaaataaacgaaacgaTATTTGTAACAAATATCATTGCCGGAACATTAGACAAGTATGGTAATTGTAAAGGCACAACTTTTAAATCAAGCAGAGGAGAGTGGGAAGATGTGGTCGTACaagctaaatttaaaatattgctttCAGAAGGTACGGCTATAGCAAATAGTAAAGATAATATCCTCATACTTCCAACAGGAACCAAAATGAAATTATCTGAAAATTATGGTTTTGATTCTTTTAAAGGAGAGACTATATGGACAAACAACCATTTCACTTGTGAAGTACAagatttcaatgttttatatgATGGTCCTGCAtcgttaataatttcaaatgccattaatgatttttcaaataatatatatacctatattgtggaaacggataaaatagtattttccctaaaacaaattaaaaaaagttttgcatGCGGGATGCCAGTGATTCAAACTGAACACATACAGTTAGTCATACTTGTAGATACCGCATTTTTCAATCGATTTACGACAACAACAATTTCTCCGCAAAACACTGATTTGTTAGCCTacgttaatacaaaatttgtttatgttgAAAACTTCTTTAAATCTACGATAACATCATTGtataatgacataattaaaaaacagtgTGATCTCgaacgaaaaatattacaacaaaagCTTACACTAGCCTCTTCGAGCATTTCCGACTTTTCGTATCTTATGGGCGAAGGACCAGGTTTTACTGCAGTGAAAACAggcgaaataatatatttaataaaatgtaaaaaggtaaatgttgaaatatcgagaaaaaatgtatgttttaatgaactaccagttttatataacaacaaaacGTTTTTCATGGCCCCCAAAACGCACATATTGCAACAATTTGGAACTCAAATTGATTGTAATATACTACTTCCACCTGGCTTCAATTTGGACGGAGACTGGTTTGGTATTGTACCCAAtatacaagaaataaaaaaaccacaaaaGCTCAAACCGGCTACAACCTGGACGTGGTCGTACAAAAGTCCAGAATCGCTTATGAATGCTGGTATATACACACAAGACACAATGAAAGCTTTTCAGCAACATATATTGTTTCCACAAGAAGTGAGTGCtgctacaaataatttaataagacaaTCTATGGGATATGATACGACTAACCAAGGTctgcaatataaatatcttattgaCGAACAGACAATAAGCAACATGgtcgaaaataaattacatcaaCTTTGGGGATGGTTTACAACTATTGGTACTTTTGTTTCGGGACTGATggggatattttttattgtaaaattaatattaacactaGTGGATACGgggattaatattactattttatacaaaacctTTGGGTGGAGTGCAAAACTGTTGGCAGGAATTTTTTCTAGTATTAcccattatttaatgttaaagacacacaaaaaaaatcaaaattttgatcAAGACTCGCTAGACACAAAACATGTTcgctattcaattaaaaatagcaaaaaagtGTACCCGAGCTTGAGTCAAGATTCtgtttaa
- the LOC126549972 gene encoding uncharacterized protein LOC126549972 has translation MGRHQNYCHSVKLSTPVTTYILIEFLLWFNFFLFNVKMDQLKKRTRQPSKKLSTKKKLSNRVMNFLGIQNKTNPNPEVVESVVKPFFLGDDNQLPCTSRETISQNPELVKSVEAPFFLGADNQLPCTSRETIRHNPRLAADYQ, from the exons ATGGGAAgacatcaaaattattgtcattCTGTAAAACTGTCCACACCAGTAACAACTTACAttctaattgaatttttattgtggtttaatttttttttatttaacgttaAAATGGATCAACTTAAAAAACGTACTCGTCAACCATCGAAAAAGTTATCAACTAAAAAGAAATTGAGTAATCGAGTGATGAATTTTCTAGGAATTCAAAACAAAACcaa tccCAATCCAGAGGTCGTAGAATCTGTTGTGAAACCTTTTTTCTTGGGTGATGACAATCAACTACCATGCACATCAAGGGAAACAATTAG tcaaaATCCAGAGCTCGTAAAATCTGTTGAGGCACCTTTTTTCTTAGGTGCTGACAATCAACTACCATGCACATCAAGGGAAAcaattag GCATAATCCTCGGCTGGCCGCCGACTACCAGTAG